A stretch of the Chelonoidis abingdonii isolate Lonesome George chromosome 11, CheloAbing_2.0, whole genome shotgun sequence genome encodes the following:
- the LOC116827718 gene encoding complement factor D-like, which yields MGHLSPFLALIVLLGTSVCVGRPRGRILGGYEAPPHLKPYMASLQVDGKHVCGGFLIAEQWVLSAAHCLEDKHGKPFQVLLGAHSLSQPEPHKRLYGVRAEIGHPGSSTETYDDDLLLLQLEEKAILNEHVKILPFQRQDRDVPTGTVCEVAGWGKMSHTGKLPDKLQQVERPVISREVCNRRAHHDNTITEKMMCTDSKKKDTCTGDSGGPLVCNGIAEGVVAAGSRVCGNYKKPGIYTRIPPYVDWIERVMASAN from the exons ATGGGTCACCTTTCGCCCTTCCTAGCTCTGATTGTTTTGCTGGGCACCTCGGTGTGTG TGGGTCGCCCCAGGGGCCGTATTCTCGGAGGCTACGAAGCTCCTCCCCACCTGAAACCCTACATGGCTTCCCTGCAGGTGGATGGGAAGCATGTGTGCGGTGGGTTCCTGATCGctgagcagtgggtgctgagcgcGGCTCACTGCCTGGAAGACAA GCACGGCAAGCCGTTCCAGGTCCTCCTGGGAGCCCACTCTCTCTCGCAGCCAGAACCCCACAAGCGCCTCTATGGGGTGCGTGCAGAGATCGGCCACCCCGGCAGCAGCACGGAGACTTATGACGAcgacctccttctcctccag CTAGAGGAGAAAGCGATCCTCAATGAGCATGTGAAGATCCTGCCCTTCCAGAGGCAAGACAGGGATGTCCCCACTGGCACGGTGTGCGAGGTGGCCGGCTGGGGTAAAATGAGCCACACCGGGAAGCTGCCTGACAAACTGCAGCAGGTGGAGCGTCCGGTGATCAGCCGGGAGGTCTGCAACCGCAGGGCCCACCACGACAACACCATCACAGAGAAAATGATGTGCACTGACTCCAAGAAGAAGGACACCTGCACG GGAGATTCCGGCGGGCCGCTCGTTTGCAATGGGATCGCCGAAGGGGTGGTGGCTGCCGGCTCTCGAGTCTGTGGGAACTATAAGAAGCCTGGAATCTACACTCGGATCCCCCCCTACGTCGACTGGATCGAGAGAGTCATGGCTTCAGCTAACTGA
- the LOC116827447 gene encoding mast cell protease 1A-like, translated as MLIQAICCSLQRHKSQAAFLFQPSHASRTQEMDRSCIVLLGLLLACSCHAGKQDALILGGRRVQNHSRPYMAILESDYKEILCDGFLIQPEWVMTAAHCRSSRNMRVLIVLGVELLSKRSNHIWDIAKFYQHPDYDSTTLENDIMLVQLNTPVPYDNTVQPVKLPQQDREIPCTAACSTAGWGRTRNSNKGASGRHSQVLQEVNVTLVPRKSCASLHIRKITRNMICAGNKEHNACQGDSGGPLVCNGVAEGVVSFGSKECGKTPTVYTQISRYLPWINKVIKSAS; from the exons ATGCTGATCCAAGCAATTTGCTGCTCCCTTCAAAGGCATAAGAGCCAGGCTGCGTTTTTATTTCAGCCCAGTCACGCTTCTAGGACACAAGAGATGGACAGATCCTGCATTgtcctgctggggctgctgctggcgtGTTCCTGCCATGCAG GCAAGCAGGATGCTCTGATCCTCGGGGGACGCAGAGTGCAGAATCACTCCAGGCCTTACATGGCCATCCTGGAAAGCGATTATAAGGAAATCCTGTGTGATGGGTTCCTGATCCAGCCAGAGTGGGTGATGACCGCAGCCCATTGCAGGAGCTCGAG AAACATGCGAGTCCTGATTGTGCTGGGGGTCGAGCTGCTGAGCAAGAGGTCCAACCACATATGGGACATCGCAAAGTTTTACCAGCACCCTGATTACGACTCCACCACCTTGGAAAATGACATCATGCTGGTTCAA CTGAACACCCCTGTTCCCTACGATAACACGGTTCAACCAGTGAAACTCCCGCAGCAGGACAGGGAGATCCcctgcacagctgcctgcagcaccGCCGGCTGGGGACGCACCAGGAACAGCAATAAGGGTGCATCAGGGAGACACAGCCAGGTTCTGCAGGAGGTGAACGTCACTCTGGTTCCTAGGAAGTCTTGTGCATCACTCCACATACGGAAAATCACCAGGAATATGATCTGTGCTGGGAACAAGGAGCACAACGCCTGCCAG GGCGACTCGGGGGGGCCGCTGGTTTGCAATGGCGTGGCTGAAGGCGTGGTCTCCTTCGGCAGCAAGGAATGTGGCAAGACCCCGACGGTTTATACCCAGATCTCCAGATACCTGCCGTGGATCAATAAAGTCATCAAGTCGGCCAGTTAA